A genome region from Halorussus pelagicus includes the following:
- a CDS encoding 3-hydroxyacyl-CoA dehydrogenase/enoyl-CoA hydratase family protein, producing MEVDDINTITVLGAGNMGHGIAEVAALAGFEVNLRDIKEEFVQNGYDQIEWSLDKLAEKDRLTDEEAEAALDRVTPVVDFEAAVEDADFVVEAVPEKMEIKKDVYGELEEYASDDAVFATNTSSLSITELSEVTERPERFCGMHFFNPPVRMQLVEVISGEHTDDEVLDLTEDLAEEMGKTPVRVRKDSPGFIVNRVLVPLMNEAAWMVESGDYTVAEVDSSTKFDMGLPMGSFELADQVGIDVGYHVLEYMNEVLGETYEACPLLVEKVEAEKLGKKTGEGFYDYENGGADIPTDAGSETAVHRLQAVMANEVAKLVGNDVADPDAIDDAVMLGAGFPEGPAKMADDAGLDILLDTLDDLHDETGEARYEPADYLREAAESGGFYGGEEDDSDEGEYDYDTIRVEKPGDMVGKIVLDRPHRMNTVSEELLDDLGDAVEALETDDDVRALLLVGEGDKAFSAGADVQSMAAGGGDPIQAVELSKKGQQTFGKLEACPMPVLAAIDGYCLGGGMEMATCADMRIATDRSEMGQPEHDLGLLPGWGGTQRLKHIVGEGRAKEIIFTADRFETETMADYGFVNEVVEVAEFEDRAHELAADLAAGPPIAQKYTKRAMLAGRDDTDAGLEVESQAFGHLMNTDDLMEGITAFMGDGEPNFKGE from the coding sequence ATGGAAGTAGACGATATCAACACCATCACGGTTCTCGGAGCAGGCAACATGGGCCACGGCATCGCCGAAGTCGCCGCCCTCGCAGGGTTCGAGGTCAACCTGCGCGACATCAAAGAGGAGTTCGTCCAGAACGGCTACGACCAAATCGAGTGGAGCCTCGACAAACTGGCCGAGAAAGACCGACTCACCGACGAGGAGGCCGAGGCCGCCCTCGACCGCGTGACGCCGGTCGTTGACTTCGAGGCGGCCGTCGAGGACGCCGACTTCGTCGTCGAGGCGGTCCCCGAGAAGATGGAAATCAAGAAAGACGTGTACGGCGAGCTGGAAGAGTACGCGTCCGACGACGCCGTCTTCGCCACGAACACCTCCAGCCTCTCGATTACGGAACTCTCGGAGGTCACCGAGCGCCCCGAGCGGTTCTGCGGGATGCACTTTTTCAACCCGCCGGTCCGGATGCAGTTGGTCGAAGTCATCTCGGGCGAACACACCGACGACGAGGTGCTGGACCTGACCGAAGACCTCGCCGAGGAGATGGGCAAGACGCCCGTCCGCGTCCGCAAGGACAGCCCCGGTTTCATCGTCAATCGCGTCCTCGTCCCGCTAATGAACGAGGCGGCGTGGATGGTCGAGTCCGGCGACTACACCGTCGCCGAGGTCGATAGCTCGACCAAGTTCGACATGGGTCTCCCGATGGGGAGCTTCGAACTCGCCGATCAAGTCGGCATCGACGTGGGCTACCACGTCCTCGAATACATGAACGAGGTGCTGGGCGAGACCTACGAAGCGTGCCCGCTCCTCGTGGAGAAAGTCGAGGCCGAGAAGCTCGGCAAGAAGACCGGCGAGGGCTTCTACGACTACGAGAACGGCGGCGCGGACATCCCGACCGACGCCGGAAGCGAGACGGCCGTCCACCGCCTGCAAGCCGTAATGGCCAACGAAGTCGCCAAGCTGGTCGGCAACGACGTGGCCGACCCCGACGCCATCGACGACGCCGTGATGCTCGGCGCTGGCTTCCCCGAGGGTCCCGCGAAGATGGCCGACGACGCTGGACTCGACATCCTGCTGGACACCCTCGACGACCTCCACGACGAGACCGGCGAGGCGCGCTACGAACCCGCTGACTACCTCCGCGAGGCCGCCGAGAGCGGCGGCTTCTACGGCGGCGAGGAAGACGACAGCGACGAAGGCGAATACGACTACGACACCATCCGCGTCGAGAAGCCCGGCGACATGGTTGGCAAGATCGTCCTCGACCGCCCCCACCGCATGAACACGGTCAGCGAGGAACTACTGGACGACCTCGGCGACGCGGTCGAAGCGCTGGAAACGGACGACGACGTGCGCGCACTCTTGCTCGTTGGCGAGGGCGACAAGGCCTTCTCGGCGGGCGCGGACGTACAGAGCATGGCCGCGGGCGGCGGCGACCCGATTCAGGCGGTCGAACTCTCGAAGAAGGGCCAACAGACCTTCGGGAAACTCGAAGCCTGCCCGATGCCCGTGCTGGCGGCCATCGACGGCTACTGTCTCGGCGGCGGGATGGAGATGGCCACCTGCGCCGATATGCGCATCGCCACCGACCGTTCCGAGATGGGCCAGCCCGAACACGACCTCGGTCTCCTCCCCGGCTGGGGCGGCACCCAGCGACTCAAGCACATCGTCGGCGAGGGCCGCGCCAAGGAAATCATCTTCACCGCCGACCGCTTCGAAACCGAGACGATGGCCGACTACGGCTTCGTCAACGAAGTTGTCGAAGTGGCCGAGTTCGAGGACCGCGCCCACGAACTCGCCGCCGACCTCGCGGCCGGACCGCCAATCGCCCAAAAGTACACCAAGCGCGCGATGCTCGCGGGCCGCGATGATACGGATGCGGGTCTGGAAGTCGAATCGCAGGCGTTCGGCCACCTCATGAACACCGACGACCTAATGGAAGGCATCACGGCGTTCATGGGCGACGGGGAGCCGAACTTCAAAGGCGAGTGA
- a CDS encoding NUMOD3 domain-containing DNA-binding protein has protein sequence MKLYQKEHWLEAKYWDEGLTQKEIADKCGVSPSTIRKYMKKFDIPTREMRGENHPMYGRERTKEEKRKISESLEGRSFSEETRQRMSEAREGNEIPDDVREQIADSLEGITRSKETRQKMSKSTAGEDNPNWRGGYSRRYGSGWSVARETIRERDEVCQHCGHDGSERRLEVHHVVPVRIFRNAEHLEIEDAHDEENLVLLCNRCHGKADHRKIEFDAPIELLFDAKV, from the coding sequence ATGAAGCTCTATCAAAAAGAACACTGGCTCGAAGCGAAATACTGGGACGAGGGACTTACGCAGAAAGAAATCGCGGACAAGTGCGGCGTCTCGCCCTCGACGATTCGCAAGTACATGAAAAAGTTCGACATTCCGACCCGAGAGATGCGCGGCGAGAACCACCCGATGTACGGCCGAGAACGGACCAAAGAAGAAAAGCGAAAAATTTCCGAATCGCTAGAAGGTCGGTCGTTCTCCGAGGAGACCCGGCAACGGATGTCGGAGGCACGCGAAGGGAACGAGATACCCGACGACGTTCGTGAACAAATCGCCGACTCGCTCGAAGGAATTACTCGGTCGAAAGAGACTCGACAGAAGATGAGTAAATCGACGGCCGGAGAGGACAATCCGAACTGGCGGGGTGGCTACAGCAGGCGATACGGGTCGGGATGGTCCGTTGCACGAGAGACCATCCGCGAGCGCGACGAAGTCTGCCAACACTGTGGCCACGATGGGTCCGAGAGGCGGTTAGAGGTCCATCACGTCGTTCCCGTGAGAATATTCCGGAACGCGGAACATCTCGAAATCGAGGACGCTCACGACGAAGAGAACTTAGTCCTTCTTTGCAACCGCTGTCACGGCAAGGCGGACCACCGAAAAATCGAGTTCGACGCGCCGATAGAACTACTTTTCGACGCCAAAGTGTAA
- a CDS encoding acyl-CoA dehydrogenase family protein: MDFALSDEQKQIREEVRRFAENEVAPVAKEYDVEEKYPHEVMDKAAEMGMLGSIIPMEYGGAGYNNLESAIITEELFAVDPGIGLCITSASFGAHAVMEYGTEDQKERFLSPIAEGDAIMGAAISEPDTGSDVSSVSTSAEKDGDEWILNGNKMWITNGSVGDYYVVLCQTDPDADGRYNGFSQIVVEADRDGFESEKITGKLGIRSSDTAELILNDVRVPEENLVGTRGMGFLQQMQFFDETRTAVAAQGVGIAKGASEAALNYAEEREQFGREIGEFQAIQHKLSEMHTETEAARNLTYKAAWSVDQGEDITKLASMAKEFASRVAVDVANEAVQIHGGAGFVNDFPVERFYRDAKITQIYEGTTEIQKNIIARELLGKGY, from the coding sequence ATGGACTTCGCACTCTCCGACGAGCAGAAACAGATTCGTGAAGAAGTTCGGCGCTTCGCCGAGAACGAAGTCGCTCCGGTCGCCAAGGAGTACGACGTAGAGGAGAAGTACCCCCACGAGGTCATGGACAAGGCCGCCGAGATGGGGATGCTTGGCTCCATTATCCCGATGGAGTACGGCGGCGCGGGCTACAACAACCTCGAATCGGCAATCATCACCGAGGAACTGTTCGCCGTGGACCCCGGCATCGGTCTCTGCATCACCTCGGCGTCGTTCGGTGCCCACGCCGTCATGGAGTACGGCACCGAAGACCAGAAGGAGCGCTTCCTGTCGCCCATCGCGGAGGGTGACGCCATCATGGGCGCGGCCATCTCGGAACCCGACACGGGGTCGGACGTGTCCAGCGTCTCCACCAGCGCCGAGAAGGACGGCGACGAGTGGATACTCAACGGGAACAAGATGTGGATCACCAACGGGTCGGTCGGCGACTACTACGTCGTCCTCTGTCAGACCGACCCCGACGCCGACGGCCGATACAACGGCTTTTCCCAGATCGTCGTCGAGGCCGACCGCGACGGTTTCGAGTCCGAGAAGATTACGGGCAAACTGGGTATCCGCTCGTCCGACACCGCGGAACTCATCCTGAACGACGTGCGCGTGCCCGAGGAGAACCTCGTCGGCACCCGCGGGATGGGCTTCCTCCAGCAGATGCAGTTCTTTGACGAGACCCGGACCGCCGTCGCCGCCCAAGGCGTCGGTATCGCCAAGGGTGCTTCCGAGGCCGCGCTCAACTACGCCGAAGAGCGCGAGCAGTTCGGCCGCGAAATCGGCGAGTTCCAAGCGATTCAGCACAAACTCTCGGAGATGCATACCGAGACCGAGGCCGCGCGCAACCTGACCTACAAGGCCGCGTGGAGCGTTGATCAGGGCGAGGACATCACGAAACTCGCCAGCATGGCCAAGGAGTTCGCCTCCCGCGTGGCCGTTGACGTGGCCAACGAGGCCGTCCAGATTCACGGCGGCGCTGGCTTCGTCAACGACTTCCCGGTCGAGCGGTTCTACCGCGACGCGAAAATCACCCAAATCTACGAGGGGACCACGGAGATTCAGAAAAACATCATCGCCCGCGAACTGCTCGGCAAGGGCTACTGA
- a CDS encoding AAA family ATPase codes for MTDRNQAIDDVTNRIQAIRSEVQRRIVGQEQVVDQVLACLLCDGNALLESTPGLGKTLLVRTLAEVTGLSFSRIQNTPDLMPSDVIGTEMVRETETGRTFTFEKGPVFANLVLSDEINRATPKTQSALLEAMEEGQVTAGNETYDLPEPFFVLATQNPIDQEGTYPLPEAQSDRFLMKILVDYPSAAAEREIVDRYTGDVDASVSVESKVSTRELRKMQQLTHQVPIADDLRDLAVDLVRDTRTAEDLEYGASPRASMSLVRAAKARALVEGRTHVGREDITAMAVPVLRHRVVVDFRAEREGLTPDDAIRALVEDR; via the coding sequence ATGACTGACCGAAACCAAGCCATCGACGACGTGACGAACCGCATTCAGGCGATACGCTCGGAGGTCCAGCGGCGCATCGTCGGCCAAGAGCAGGTCGTAGACCAAGTGCTGGCCTGCCTGCTCTGTGACGGCAACGCGCTGTTGGAGAGTACACCCGGTCTCGGCAAGACGCTGCTCGTCAGGACGCTCGCGGAGGTCACGGGTCTCTCCTTTTCGCGCATCCAGAACACTCCCGACCTGATGCCTTCGGACGTTATCGGGACCGAGATGGTTCGGGAGACCGAGACCGGCCGCACCTTCACCTTCGAGAAGGGACCGGTGTTCGCCAACCTCGTCCTCTCCGATGAGATAAACCGGGCGACGCCGAAGACCCAATCGGCCCTGCTCGAAGCGATGGAGGAGGGACAGGTGACGGCGGGCAACGAGACCTACGACCTGCCGGAACCGTTCTTCGTCCTCGCCACGCAGAACCCCATCGACCAAGAGGGGACCTACCCTCTGCCCGAGGCCCAGTCCGACCGCTTCCTCATGAAGATTCTCGTGGACTACCCCTCCGCGGCGGCCGAGCGCGAAATCGTGGACCGCTACACGGGCGACGTGGACGCGTCGGTCTCCGTCGAGTCGAAGGTCTCGACCCGCGAACTCCGGAAGATGCAACAACTCACCCATCAGGTCCCCATCGCCGACGACCTCCGTGACCTCGCGGTGGACCTCGTGCGCGACACCCGGACTGCCGAGGACTTGGAGTACGGGGCGAGTCCCCGCGCCAGCATGTCGCTGGTCCGCGCGGCGAAGGCCCGCGCGCTCGTGGAGGGGCGCACCCACGTCGGGCGTGAGGACATCACGGCGATGGCCGTGCCGGTCCTTCGCCACCGCGTCGTCGTGGACTTTCGGGCCGAGCGCGAGGGACTGACGCCCGACGACGCGATACGCGCGCTAGTCGAGGACCGCTGA
- a CDS encoding DUF7502 family protein has protein sequence MSDESEAPTADAAADNATPANDAAEDSSDASDRDDIEAALAEIRRECRKVAFVYASLDAVCVLLVVRFAATLVGIPALEIEVGTSAFDSLGAPAPSVGSVIALLVGVVAFAAEFRLRTRRPAAEQFEAANPEVSEALRTARDAARDDRSNPMVQSLYGDVLDRLRDTSSVNLLNATRLAATFVLALAVSLATVQTAVIGVEIGVAGPSGPGDSAPGDSDGDALSTESAALQDGEEVLGDPTDVSAGSENLSAAVDASPGGEGDRDWNYEGDSSDSGDDSAVDPQRAGFTSPERVEDAALVQRYAHELEGNTTDD, from the coding sequence ATGAGCGACGAGTCCGAGGCGCCGACGGCCGACGCCGCGGCGGACAACGCAACTCCCGCGAACGACGCCGCGGAGGACTCTTCCGACGCGAGCGACCGCGACGACATCGAGGCGGCGCTCGCCGAGATTCGCCGGGAATGCCGGAAGGTGGCGTTCGTCTACGCCAGTCTCGACGCGGTCTGCGTCCTGCTGGTGGTCCGGTTCGCGGCGACCCTCGTCGGTATTCCCGCGCTCGAAATCGAGGTCGGGACCTCGGCGTTCGACTCGCTCGGCGCGCCAGCGCCGAGCGTCGGTAGCGTAATCGCCCTCCTCGTCGGAGTCGTCGCGTTCGCCGCGGAGTTTCGCCTTCGGACGCGACGGCCCGCCGCCGAGCAGTTCGAGGCGGCCAACCCCGAGGTCAGCGAGGCGCTCCGGACCGCGCGCGACGCCGCGCGCGACGACCGCTCGAACCCGATGGTCCAGTCGCTCTACGGCGACGTACTCGACCGACTCCGGGACACCTCCAGCGTCAACCTCCTGAACGCGACCCGCCTCGCGGCCACGTTCGTCCTCGCACTCGCGGTGAGTCTGGCGACGGTCCAGACCGCCGTTATCGGGGTCGAAATCGGCGTTGCCGGACCCTCCGGACCGGGCGACTCCGCGCCCGGCGACTCGGACGGCGACGCGCTCTCCACGGAGTCGGCGGCCCTGCAGGACGGCGAGGAGGTGCTGGGCGACCCGACCGACGTGTCCGCTGGCTCGGAGAACCTCTCGGCCGCGGTGGACGCGAGTCCCGGCGGCGAGGGCGACCGCGACTGGAACTACGAGGGCGATTCGAGCGACAGCGGCGACGACTCCGCCGTGGACCCCCAGCGCGCCGGGTTCACCTCGCCCGAGCGCGTTGAGGACGCGGCGCTCGTCCAACGATACGCACACGAACTCGAAGGAAACACTACGGATGACTGA
- a CDS encoding coiled-coil domain-containing protein: protein MSYIGDTINVALALLVCLSAFGLAATTVVHQESVGDLRTENQKLTDRNDELSAQVERKQARVNELNKSLQSLNESLETRLSDIEDVSKQLRATEERLNDTQRELNSTENNLERTRTRLSDVKDERDRLRRQFETAEERTDRLNETVENLQSTADARNETLERVNDTVRRQQRLLDRKNETIQDLREEIARLQERIDELESQSNDYRRPDRLWRSRSGGGVAGAAASATPRGSDGRAPEVRG from the coding sequence ATGAGCTACATCGGCGATACCATCAACGTCGCGCTCGCGCTGCTCGTCTGTCTCTCGGCGTTCGGACTCGCCGCAACGACCGTCGTCCATCAAGAGTCGGTCGGCGATCTCCGGACCGAGAACCAGAAGCTGACCGACCGAAACGACGAGTTGTCCGCGCAGGTCGAGCGCAAGCAGGCGCGCGTCAACGAGTTGAATAAGTCGCTCCAGAGCCTCAACGAGTCGCTCGAAACCCGACTCTCGGACATCGAGGACGTGTCCAAGCAGTTGCGCGCGACCGAGGAGCGACTCAACGACACCCAGCGGGAACTGAACTCGACGGAGAACAACCTCGAACGCACTCGAACCCGCCTGTCCGACGTGAAAGACGAGCGCGACAGACTGCGACGCCAGTTCGAGACCGCCGAGGAGCGGACCGACCGACTCAACGAGACGGTCGAAAACCTCCAGTCAACCGCCGACGCCCGCAACGAGACGCTCGAACGCGTCAACGACACCGTCAGACGCCAACAGCGCCTCCTCGACCGGAAAAACGAGACGATTCAAGACCTCCGCGAGGAGATAGCCCGCTTACAAGAGCGCATCGATGAGTTGGAGTCCCAGTCGAACGACTACCGGCGGCCCGACCGACTCTGGCGGAGTCGGTCGGGCGGCGGGGTCGCGGGCGCCGCGGCGTCCGCGACCCCACGAGGTTCTGACGGACGCGCTCCGGAGGTGCGAGGATGA
- a CDS encoding DUF58 domain-containing protein → MITTDFLDELDRFDAADDRDARSQQQGDRTAEAVGEGLTFADYRRYSPGDEPRFIDWNLYARTDELYVKQFEAERNFTVHVLVDSSASMDFGDPDKFETAAKIGLGFAYLTAREHNEFRFAVFDETARRLDRGRSNRGEVLELVEECNAVEPNGEADFEAALADYAATIDSKALVVVCSDFLAELDAIDAGLEALASNQLLLAHVAAPEEQTLPTGGDTIFEALESDQSLRAYVSNRLAASYRDRFDDHREGVEGVARDLAARYEFVDTGRPFFESFGDVWFE, encoded by the coding sequence ATGATCACGACCGACTTTCTGGACGAACTCGACCGCTTCGACGCCGCCGACGACCGAGACGCCCGCTCCCAACAGCAAGGCGACCGCACCGCGGAGGCGGTCGGCGAGGGCCTGACCTTCGCGGACTACCGCCGGTACTCACCGGGCGACGAACCTCGATTCATCGACTGGAACCTCTACGCCCGGACCGACGAACTCTACGTCAAGCAGTTTGAGGCCGAGCGTAACTTCACGGTCCACGTCCTCGTGGATTCGAGCGCGTCGATGGACTTCGGCGACCCCGACAAGTTCGAGACCGCCGCGAAAATCGGGTTGGGGTTCGCCTACCTCACCGCCCGCGAACACAACGAGTTCCGGTTCGCGGTCTTCGACGAGACCGCCCGCAGACTCGACCGCGGCCGGTCGAACCGCGGGGAAGTTCTCGAACTGGTCGAGGAGTGCAACGCGGTCGAACCGAACGGCGAGGCAGACTTCGAGGCGGCGCTCGCCGACTACGCCGCGACTATCGACTCGAAGGCACTGGTCGTCGTCTGTAGCGACTTTCTCGCCGAACTGGACGCCATCGACGCCGGACTGGAGGCACTGGCCTCGAACCAACTCCTCCTCGCTCACGTCGCCGCGCCGGAAGAACAAACGCTCCCGACCGGCGGCGACACCATCTTCGAGGCCTTGGAGTCCGACCAGTCGCTCCGAGCCTACGTGAGCAATCGGCTAGCAGCGTCGTATCGGGACCGATTCGACGACCACCGAGAGGGCGTCGAAGGCGTCGCCCGCGACCTCGCGGCGCGCTATGAGTTCGTAGATACAGGCAGACCCTTCTTCGAGTCGTTCGGCGACGTGTGGTTCGAGTGA
- a CDS encoding S8 family peptidase: MRNETNRRTFLKGAGAALGGLALPTAVSAESADKRYLVDLKSASDGVLDDVDVVHDLSQIDLAVVEAEKGQVEGESFSKDVEMEFDFAETEDNGNGDEPGPHKLSQLQWDKQDQGVSGLHGRTRGEGTRVAVLDSGAIPNHPDLSGPLNTDLSKNFTGDGGDFTPWYNDHGTHVAGIIAGDDQNDEGVVGTAPGTELVALRVFTGPFSFFGDIIAAMTYAGDIEADVANMSLGAYPLPDNKENRLLKESIERATDYAASQGTLMVSAAGNDGKNLDEDGDVLNLPSAADNVMSVSATGPVGYRWDDKGNGKFIRNYHAAFNKLDEEPTDPAPYTNYGSESIDISAQGGNSVQNPPSDANWQYDMVLSTVFEWGDNDEMVPEYGWKAGTSMAAPQVSAAAALVKSANPDATPSEIREHLEATARDVGPAKYHGSGYLDIEAALNESI, translated from the coding sequence ATGCGGAACGAAACCAATCGACGTACGTTTCTGAAAGGAGCGGGCGCGGCGCTCGGCGGACTCGCACTGCCGACGGCGGTCTCGGCGGAGTCCGCGGACAAGCGATACCTCGTGGACCTCAAATCGGCGTCCGACGGCGTTCTCGACGACGTGGATGTCGTCCACGACCTGAGCCAGATCGACCTCGCAGTGGTTGAGGCCGAGAAGGGACAGGTCGAAGGCGAATCGTTCTCGAAGGACGTAGAGATGGAGTTCGACTTCGCGGAGACCGAGGACAACGGGAACGGCGACGAACCCGGCCCGCACAAGCTCTCGCAGCTCCAGTGGGACAAACAGGACCAAGGCGTCTCGGGTCTCCACGGGAGGACCCGCGGCGAGGGGACTCGCGTGGCGGTCCTCGACTCGGGGGCGATTCCGAACCACCCGGACCTGAGCGGTCCGCTCAACACGGACCTCTCGAAGAACTTCACGGGCGACGGGGGCGACTTCACGCCGTGGTACAACGACCACGGCACCCACGTCGCGGGCATCATCGCGGGCGACGACCAGAACGACGAGGGCGTCGTCGGCACCGCACCGGGGACCGAACTCGTCGCGCTCCGGGTGTTCACGGGACCGTTCTCGTTCTTCGGCGACATCATCGCGGCGATGACCTACGCGGGCGATATCGAGGCCGACGTGGCCAACATGAGTCTCGGCGCGTACCCGCTACCCGACAACAAGGAGAACCGGCTTCTGAAGGAGTCCATCGAGCGCGCGACCGACTACGCCGCCTCGCAGGGCACGCTGATGGTGTCGGCCGCGGGCAACGACGGGAAGAACCTCGACGAGGACGGCGACGTTCTCAATCTGCCGAGCGCGGCGGACAACGTGATGAGCGTCAGCGCGACGGGTCCCGTCGGCTACCGGTGGGACGACAAGGGCAACGGCAAGTTCATTCGGAACTACCACGCGGCGTTCAACAAACTCGACGAAGAGCCGACCGACCCCGCCCCGTACACAAACTACGGGAGTGAGTCTATCGACATCAGCGCGCAGGGTGGAAACTCCGTCCAGAACCCGCCGTCGGACGCCAACTGGCAGTACGACATGGTGCTGAGTACGGTCTTCGAGTGGGGCGACAACGACGAGATGGTGCCCGAATACGGCTGGAAGGCGGGCACGAGCATGGCGGCCCCGCAGGTCTCGGCGGCCGCTGCGCTCGTCAAGAGCGCCAACCCCGACGCGACGCCGAGCGAAATCCGCGAGCATCTCGAAGCGACCGCGCGCGACGTGGGTCCGGCCAAGTACCACGGCTCGGGCTACCTCGACATCGAGGCCGCGCTGAACGAGTCGATTTAG
- a CDS encoding GtrA family protein, with protein MGDSGYRSVTNHPTVVRLYRFVVVGASAALVQSAVLWLLVELGGLNYLVAATIAIELTIILQFVANNAWTFQHASYSDRSDYLVGLLRTNVVRGSAIPIQLALLWAFVNWAGLVYLLANGFAIFISGLYRYYLDSRWTWQIA; from the coding sequence GTGGGCGACTCTGGATACCGTAGCGTAACGAACCACCCGACCGTCGTCCGACTCTATCGGTTCGTCGTCGTCGGGGCGAGCGCGGCCCTCGTGCAGAGCGCGGTGCTGTGGCTACTCGTGGAGTTGGGCGGACTGAACTATCTGGTCGCGGCCACTATCGCCATCGAACTGACCATCATCCTCCAGTTCGTGGCGAACAACGCGTGGACGTTCCAGCACGCGAGTTACAGCGACCGGTCGGACTATCTGGTCGGGTTGCTCCGGACGAACGTCGTCCGCGGGAGCGCGATTCCGATTCAGCTCGCGCTCCTCTGGGCGTTCGTCAACTGGGCTGGACTGGTCTACCTGCTCGCTAACGGGTTCGCCATCTTCATCAGCGGTCTCTATCGGTACTATCTGGACTCGCGCTGGACGTGGCAAATCGCGTGA
- a CDS encoding S8 family peptidase, whose product MGNKTNRRSFLKGAGAALGGLAFTTTTVSAKSAEERYIVDLRDANESDLEGLTVVHDLSQIDIAVVEGDKKALSGMRHSKDVEMRFEVDKEYDEDEDEEYDAYDDDGDEEDEDDDEDASGTPSRYELQWDKHSQEIGEVFEETTGRGTRVAVLDSGAIPNHPDLSGPLNTDLSKNFTGDGGDFTPWYNDHGTHVAGIIAADGSNTDGVVGTAPGTELVALRVFTGPFSFFGDIIAAMTYAGDIEADVANMSLGAYPLPDNEENQTLRDSIERATDHAASKGTLMVSAAGNDGTNLDEDGDVLSLPNEADNVMSVSGTGPIGFRWDDAASSEDDEHEHDDDEHDDEHEHDDEHEHDDDEVEEPLDELRKPTTTPASYTNYGREAIDISAPGGNSVQNPPSDANWQYDMVLSTTVTWDDDDNMIADYGWKAGTSMAAPQVSAAAALVKSVNPDATPGQIRRHLEATAEDVEQPTYSGEGHLDLEEAVEEDIEYEDDEDDEEEYEDDEEEYEDDD is encoded by the coding sequence ATGGGAAATAAAACCAATCGACGTTCGTTTCTGAAAGGAGCAGGCGCGGCGCTCGGCGGACTCGCGTTCACCACCACGACGGTCTCGGCGAAATCAGCCGAAGAGCGGTACATCGTGGACCTGCGCGACGCCAACGAGAGTGACTTAGAGGGACTCACGGTGGTCCACGACCTGAGCCAGATCGACATCGCCGTCGTTGAGGGCGATAAGAAGGCCCTCAGCGGGATGCGCCACTCCAAGGACGTGGAGATGCGGTTCGAAGTGGACAAAGAGTACGACGAAGACGAGGACGAGGAGTACGACGCGTACGACGATGATGGGGACGAGGAAGATGAGGACGATGATGAAGACGCCTCCGGAACCCCGTCTCGGTACGAACTCCAGTGGGACAAACACTCCCAAGAGATTGGCGAGGTCTTCGAAGAGACCACGGGACGGGGAACCCGCGTGGCGGTCCTCGACTCGGGGGCGATTCCGAACCACCCGGACCTGAGCGGCCCGCTCAACACGGACCTCTCGAAGAACTTCACGGGCGACGGGGGCGACTTCACGCCGTGGTACAACGACCACGGCACCCACGTCGCGGGTATCATCGCCGCCGACGGTTCGAACACCGACGGCGTCGTCGGCACCGCACCGGGGACCGAACTCGTCGCGCTCCGGGTGTTCACGGGACCGTTCTCGTTCTTCGGCGACATCATCGCGGCGATGACCTACGCGGGCGATATCGAGGCCGATGTGGCCAACATGAGTCTCGGCGCGTACCCGCTGCCCGACAACGAGGAGAACCAAACGCTGCGAGACTCCATCGAGCGCGCGACGGACCACGCCGCCTCGAAAGGCACGCTGATGGTGTCGGCCGCGGGCAACGACGGGACGAACCTCGACGAGGACGGCGACGTGCTCAGTCTCCCCAACGAGGCCGACAACGTGATGAGCGTGAGCGGGACCGGACCTATCGGGTTCCGGTGGGACGACGCTGCGTCGAGCGAGGACGACGAACACGAACACGACGACGACGAACACGACGACGAACACGAACACGACGACGAACACGAACACGACGACGACGAGGTGGAAGAGCCACTCGACGAGTTGCGGAAACCAACAACGACGCCCGCGTCGTACACGAACTACGGGCGCGAGGCCATCGACATCAGCGCGCCCGGCGGAAACTCCGTCCAGAACCCGCCGTCGGACGCCAACTGGCAGTACGACATGGTTCTAAGTACCACCGTTACGTGGGACGACGACGACAACATGATCGCCGACTACGGTTGGAAGGCGGGCACGAGCATGGCGGCCCCGCAGGTCAGCGCGGCCGCCGCGCTCGTCAAGAGCGTTAATCCCGATGCGACGCCGGGTCAAATCCGCCGCCACCTCGAAGCGACCGCGGAGGATGTGGAGCAACCGACGTACAGCGGCGAGGGACACCTTGACCTCGAAGAAGCGGTCGAGGAGGACATAGAGTACGAGGACGACGAGGACGACGAGGAAGAGTACGAGGACGACGAGGAAGAGTACGAGGACGACGACTGA